The sequence GGATGACACCACCGAATACGATGGAGAATGCCGCCACCACGATTTCCTTGGCGATGCCGAGCTGCGTCAAGACCATGGCTGCTGTGAAGAGAAAAATGCCCCAGCGCACCATGCCGGCGATGAATCGTGCTTCTTGAATCTGTGCGTTGACCGTCGCAATCAACGTTGCTTCCGCCAAGAAGTTCCCGAGCAGAACGCCGACGAGGATCAAGAGCCCGGCCGCGATAACACTTGGCAAGTAGCCCACCAGTTGACCCATCAGGTCTGCCGTCGTTGGCAGCCCCAACGCATCCACACCCATGAATATGAAGATGACGAAGACGGTCCAGAAAGCCAGGCGACCCACGATCTGAGAGAACGGTTGCTTGAATCCTGCCTTTGCCAGCGATGCCTGCAATCCCCATCGCTCGCTCAGCACATCGGCGCGTGCCGCTCGCAGCAGATGTTGAAGGACCGCTTTCATGGTCAGTCCGACGAGAATCCCAACTGCGATGAAGCTTACCAGAGCCATCAGCTTAGGAAAAAAGAGCGCCATCCGCATCATCATGTCGCGAAACGCTTCCACTATCGCGTCGCCCCATACATTACTCATCGCTCCACCTCCATCGCTGAATCAGGTACGGCTTCATGGTTTCATATTCGACGGCCAACCGCTCCAGTTCCTCCTCCACCCGCTTCACGGGTTGCTCACGCGTCGTCAAGACCAGCGACGCGGTATAGCCAAGATAAAGGGGCGTCAAAGCCTTCAGGAGATGTTCGCGATGCAACAGGCGGTCATGATAAGCCAACGCGAAGTCGTAGACGACTTGGACCCATAGGCTGGGAGGAAAACGAAAGCGGTCTGTGTCTTCAACACCGAGCTCCAAAACCTGTTGAAATGTCTCACCGGGTAGAATGATCTGCCACACCGGAAGCAAATCACGAAGCCCTTGGCGAAATCCGTTGATCATTCGCTCCACGTTGATTGATCCGCTCGCTGCTCCCAATCCCATCAGAGGGCCGATCGTAGGGACGGTCGCCGAGTTCTTTACGGTCTCCCACTTCTCCTGATATCGCTCCATCAGATAAAAGAGACAGCCGACTGACTGCGCCACCAGGGCTGATAATTCGCCGATCGGCTTAGCCTGCTGCAGGCGCGGCCCCAGCCCAGCACGGCATATCTGAAGCGATTCGGCAACCGCGAGCGTCATCACCCATCCGTCGATTCCGAGGTGCGCGATCTCTTGGTCCCACGGCTGCGGCAATACCGCCGAACGAA is a genomic window of Candidatus Nitrospira kreftii containing:
- a CDS encoding hypothetical protein (conserved membrane protein of unknown function); protein product: MSNVWGDAIVEAFRDMMMRMALFFPKLMALVSFIAVGILVGLTMKAVLQHLLRAARADVLSERWGLQASLAKAGFKQPFSQIVGRLAFWTVFVIFIFMGVDALGLPTTADLMGQLVGYLPSVIAAGLLILVGVLLGNFLAEATLIATVNAQIQEARFIAGMVRWGIFLFTAAMVLTQLGIAKEIVVAAFSIVFGGVILALAIAVGLGGRNIARDALERRWRKAKETDERDDMAHL
- a CDS encoding hypothetical protein (conserved protein of unknown function), translated to MEDSFLPESVRTRLEEAEQADIVIGLLTFNDKVTAPTLVRAMIEGCARSFPQQRILVVNCDAGSQDGTAQAIEQSIGESSRLWTIHHPILASSYKLVSESGVPGRESAVRILATLTDKLNASACLVVDGNVKSVDEHWPELLLDPIISKGVDCVLPWFLRNRYDGTLTNTLLAPLIAALYGKRIPYHLGGAYAFSANMIRSAVLPQPWDQEIAHLGIDGWVMTLAVAESLQICRAGLGPRLQQAKPIGELSALVAQSVGCLFYLMERYQEKWETVKNSATVPTIGPLMGLGAASGSINVERMINGFRQGLRDLLPVWQIILPGETFQQVLELGVEDTDRFRFPPSLWVQVVYDFALAYHDRLLHREHLLKALTPLYLGYTASLVLTTREQPVKRVEEELERLAVEYETMKPYLIQRWRWSDE